In Prunus dulcis chromosome 1, ALMONDv2, whole genome shotgun sequence, the following are encoded in one genomic region:
- the LOC117633929 gene encoding protein ALWAYS EARLY 3 isoform X1, whose translation MAPSRKSRSVNKRFSYMNEAASNKYGENANKTGQKKRKLSDMLGPQWTKEELENFYEAYRKYGKDWKKVASVVRHRSVEMVEALYSMNKAYLSLPEGVASVVGLIAMMTDHYCVLGGSDSEQENNEDAETSRKPQKHARSKLRSESSKGIEGHIPDFSESHPMASTSDCLSLLKNRRSGIRPHAVKKRTPRVPVAYSNDQDISRKYSSPARQGLKLNADANNNDVAHEIALALTEASHRGGSPLVSWTPKRKARGTTPSPVRNGERMCVESEVTNARLHGCEVDEGGCELSLGSTEADNDYYDRNEKYAMGREGTGTLEVQQRRKRYFVKKKEVDESKNKHVEDIKEACSGTEEGQKLGAIKGKLDTKVAKSARSFYKDTRKKSKKALIGGDEGSPFDALQTLADLSLMMPEAADTESSAHVKEDNFNIANKSKLKGSRPIPGVEHAVFKTSKLGKLGEGVHQSNSGLQKGKQKSLSFKIYNEAQTDCYASDNEKIEATVEVKKSASKGKRSSHYTTHPKQGKLVKKTLWNASSTIDRKREENNSGLSTVQVPSANPANLPTKNKGKWEMDMQKSSIQKDTKSPESILDDQPDKLGPSFRNRELNIKEKLSNCLSRYQVRRWCAFEWFYSAIDYPWFAKREFVEYLDHVGLGHVPRLTRVEWGVIRSSLGRPRRFSEQFMKEEKEKLNQYRESVRTHYAELNAGTREGLPTDLARPLSVGQHVIAFHPRAREIHNGIVLTVDHSRCSVQFDQPELGVEYIMDVDCMPLHPAENLPASFRKHNVTVNRYIENLKELKINEQLKEGTTKGYMKISSSDKLVSTGVPGYILPSNHRINKSSKQTGVKSSSFNVQAKVGPGETASTQVANYQPSIPAQTQAKEADVQAIYELTRALDKKEAVVSELRRMNDEVFENQRDEDNSIRDSEPFKKEYAAVLLQLSQVNDQVSSALLCLRQRNTYRGSSPHTVVKTMDNLSGPGSLSNSYGYSCDVQESASHMREIVESSRAKAHKMVDAAMQAFSSLRKENNFDKIEEVIDFVSNRLSDDAGMLAMGSSTTLADPIPFSQDQLNSCTSKPLATGCAHDPPKSNNLSNQSEEKLLSDLIVNCVAAFMMIQTCTARQFPPADVAQVLDHAVTNLQPFCPHNLSVYGEIQKCMGIIRNQIMALVPT comes from the exons ATGGCCCCATCAAGAAAATCAAGGAGTGTAAATAAGCGGTTTTCTTATATGAATGAGGCTGCTTCTAACAAGTATGGAGAGAATGCTAACAAAACTGGGCAGAAA AAGAGAAAGTTGTCTGACATGTTAGGGCCTCAATGGACCAAGGAAGAGCTAGAGAATTTCTATGAAGCATATCGTAAGTATGGGAAAGATTGGAAGAAG gtGGCTTCTGTAGTTCGTCACCGATCTGTGGAAATGGTGGAGGCCCTTTACTCTATGAATAAG GCCTATTTATCTCTTCCTGAGGGCGTTGCTTCTGTGGTTGGCCTAATAGCAATGATGACTGACCACTACTGTGTACTG GGAGGAAGTGACAGTGAACAAGAAAACAATGAGGATGCAGAAACCTCTAGGAAACCCCAAAAGCATGCAAGGTCAAAACTTCGGAGTGAGTCCTCAAAAGGAATAGAAGGACATATTCCAGATTTTTCAGAGTCCCATCCAATGGCATCAACTAGTGACTGCTTGTCACTGCTGAAGAATAGGCGCTCAG GAATAAGGCCTCATGCTGTTAAAAAAAGGACTCCTCGAGTCCCTGTTGCATATTCGAATGATCAAGATATTAGTAGAAAGTATTCTTCACCTGCCAGGCAAGGTTTAAAACTCAATGCAGATGCTAACAATAATGATGTTGCTCATGAGATAGCATTGGCATTGACTGAGGCCTCGCATAGAGGTGGTTCTCCCTTAGTTTCTTGGACGCCTAAGAGAAAAGCCAGAGGCACTACACCATCACCTGTTCGGAATGGTGAAAGGATG TGTGTAGAATCAGAAGTGACCAATGCCAGGCTTCATGGTTGTGAAGTGGATGAGGGCGGTTGTGAATTAAGCTTAGGTAGCACTGAAGCTGACAATGATTACTATGACAGAAATGAAAAGTATGCAATGGGTAGAGAAGGGACTGGTACTCTGGAAGTTCagcagagaagaaagagatactttgtaaagaagaaagaagttgaTGAGAGTAAAAACAAACATGTTGAGGACATAAAAGAAGCTTGTAGTGGAACAGAGGAAGGACAGAAATTAGGTGCTATCAAAGGAAAACTTGATACTAAAGTTGCAAAAAGTGCTAGGTCCTTCTACAAGgatacaagaaagaaaagtaaaaaagctCTGATAGGAGGAG ATGAAGGCTCTCCCTTTGATGCACTACAAACTCTGGCAGATCTATCCTTGATGATGCCTGAAGCTGCTGATACAG AGTCATCTGCACATGTCAAGGAAGACAATTTCAATATTGCTAACAAGTCTAAACTGAAAGGGAGTCGTCCAATTCCTGGGGTTGAACATGCTGTTTTTAAAACATCTAAACTGGGCAAACTCGGAGAGGGAGTTCATCAGTCTAACAGTGGGCtgcaaaaaggaaaacagaaGTCATTGTCATTTAAG ATATATAATGAAGCTCAAACTGACTGCTATGCGAGTGACAATGAAAAGATTGAG GCTACAGTTGAGGTGAAGAAGTCCGCGAGTAAAGGTAAACGATCTTCACATTATACTACGCACCCAAAGCAAGGGAAATTGGTGAAGAAGACTTTATGGAATGCATCTTCTACTATTGATCGtaaaagggaagaaaacaaTTCAGGTTTATCAACTGTACAAGTTCCATCTGCAAACCCGGCCAACTTACCTACAAAAAACAAGGGTAAATGGGAGATGGACATGCAGAAATCATCAATACAGAAGGATACAAAGTCTCCTGAGAGTATTTTAGATGACCAACCTGATAAACTGGGTCCTTCATTTCGTAACAGAGAACTAAATATTAAG GAAAAGCTTTCTAATTGCTTATCTCGGTATCAAGTGCGGAGATGGTGTGCTTTTGAATGGTTTTACAGTGCAATTGATTACCCTTGGTTTGCTAAAAGGGAGTTTGTGGAATACTTGGATCATGTTGGATTGGGTCATGTTCCAAGATTAACTCGTGTTGAATGGGGTGTAATAAGGAG CTCCCTTGGCAGACCACGGAGATTTTCTGAACAGTTtatgaaggaagaaaaagagaagcttAATCAGTACCGGGAATCTGTTAGAACGCATTATGCTGAACTTAATGCTGGTACAAGGGAGGGACTTCCGACTGACTTAGCTCGTCCTTTATCAGTTGGACAGCATGTCATTGCTTTTCATCCCAGGGCAAGAGAGATCCACAATGGAATTGTACTAACCGTCGACCATAGTAGGTGTTCTGTGCAGTTTGACCAGCCTGAACTAGGGGTTGAATATATCATG GATGTTGATTGCATGCCTCTACATCCAGCAGAAAATTTACCTGCTTCTTTCAGAAAGCACAATGTCACTGTCAACAGATATATTGAGAACCTTAAGGAGCTCAAGATTAATGAACAACTGAAAGAAGGAACGACTAAAGGATATATGAAGATTTCCTCTAGTGACAAGCTGGTGAGCACTGGTGTTCCCGGTTATATTCTGCCATCAAATCATCGTATCAATAAATCATCAAAGCAGACAGGG GTGAAGTCATCAAGTTTTAATGTGCAAGCTAAAGTTGGGCCTGGTGAAACTGCTAGTACTCAAGTCGCAAATTATCAGCCTTCAATTCCTGCACAGACCCAAGCAAAAGAAGCTGATGTGCAAGCTATATATGAGTTGACTCGCGCACTTGACAAAAAG GAAGCCGTGGTGTCTGAGTTGAGGCGCATGAATGATGAGGTGTTTGAGAACCAAAGAGATGAAGACAACTCTATCAGGGATTCTGAGCCCTTTAAAAAGGAATATGCTGCAGTACTCTTACAGTTGAGTCAAGTCAATGACCAG GTTTCTTCTGCCCTTTTATGCTTGAGACAACGCAATACATATAGAGGGAGCTCCCCGCATACAGTTGTGAAGACCATGGACAATTTAAGTGGCCCTGGTAGCCTCTCAAACTCCTATGGGTATTCTTGTGATGTTCAAGAATCGGCATCTCATATGCGTGAAATTGTTGAAAGTTCAAGAGCAAAAGCTCACAAAATGGTTGATGCAGCTATGCAG GCGTTTTCATCCTTGAGGAAGGAAAATAACTTTGACAAAATTGAGGAGGTTATAGACTTTGTAAGTAACCGGCTCTCAGATGATGCTGGCATGCTAGCAATGGGATCTTCCACTACCCTTGCAGATCCAATTCCGTTTTCCCAGGATCAGTTAAATTCCTGTACATCAAAACCATTGGCAACTGGGTGTGCACATGATCCTCCAAAGTCAAATAACCTATCCAaccaaagtgaagaaaaacTCCTTTCAGACCTTATTGTAAATTGTGTAGCAGCTTTTATGATGATTCAG ACATGTACAGCACGACAGTTTCCGCCAGCTGATGTCGCCCAGGTATTAGATCATGCCGTTACTAATTTGCAGCCATTTTGCCCCCACAACCTTTCAGTTTACGGAGAAATACAGAAGTGCATGGGCATTATTAGGAATCAGATAATGGCGCTCGTTCCTACATAG
- the LOC117633929 gene encoding protein ALWAYS EARLY 3 isoform X2: protein MAPSRKSRSVNKRFSYMNEAASNKYGENANKTGQKKRKLSDMLGPQWTKEELENFYEAYRKYGKDWKKVASVVRHRSVEMVEALYSMNKAYLSLPEGVASVVGLIAMMTDHYCVLGGSDSEQENNEDAETSRKPQKHARSKLRSESSKGIEGHIPDFSESHPMASTSDCLSLLKNRRSGIRPHAVKKRTPRVPVAYSNDQDISRKYSSPARQGLKLNADANNNDVAHEIALALTEASHRGGSPLVSWTPKRKARGTTPSPVRNGERMCVESEVTNARLHGCEVDEGGCELSLGSTEADNDYYDRNEKYAMGREGTGTLEVQQRRKRYFVKKKEVDESKNKHVEDIKEACSGTEEGQKLGAIKGKLDTKVAKSARSFYKDTRKKSKKALIGGDEGSPFDALQTLADLSLMMPEAADTESSAHVKEDNFNIANKSKLKGSRPIPGVEHAVFKTSKLGKLGEGVHQSNSGLQKGKQKSLSFKIYNEAQTDCYASDNEKIEATVEVKKSASKGKRSSHYTTHPKQGKLVKKTLWNASSTIDRKREENNSGLSTVQVPSANPANLPTKNKGKWEMDMQKSSIQKDTKSPESILDDQPDKLGPSFRNRELNIKEKLSNCLSRYQVRRWCAFEWFYSAIDYPWFAKREFVEYLDHVGLGHVPRLTRVEWGVIRSSLGRPRRFSEQFMKEEKEKLNQYRESVRTHYAELNAGTREGLPTDLARPLSVGQHVIAFHPRAREIHNGIVLTVDHSRCSVQFDQPELGVEYIMDVDCMPLHPAENLPASFRKHNVTVNRYIENLKELKINEQLKEGTTKGYMKISSSDKLVKSSSFNVQAKVGPGETASTQVANYQPSIPAQTQAKEADVQAIYELTRALDKKEAVVSELRRMNDEVFENQRDEDNSIRDSEPFKKEYAAVLLQLSQVNDQVSSALLCLRQRNTYRGSSPHTVVKTMDNLSGPGSLSNSYGYSCDVQESASHMREIVESSRAKAHKMVDAAMQAFSSLRKENNFDKIEEVIDFVSNRLSDDAGMLAMGSSTTLADPIPFSQDQLNSCTSKPLATGCAHDPPKSNNLSNQSEEKLLSDLIVNCVAAFMMIQTCTARQFPPADVAQVLDHAVTNLQPFCPHNLSVYGEIQKCMGIIRNQIMALVPT, encoded by the exons ATGGCCCCATCAAGAAAATCAAGGAGTGTAAATAAGCGGTTTTCTTATATGAATGAGGCTGCTTCTAACAAGTATGGAGAGAATGCTAACAAAACTGGGCAGAAA AAGAGAAAGTTGTCTGACATGTTAGGGCCTCAATGGACCAAGGAAGAGCTAGAGAATTTCTATGAAGCATATCGTAAGTATGGGAAAGATTGGAAGAAG gtGGCTTCTGTAGTTCGTCACCGATCTGTGGAAATGGTGGAGGCCCTTTACTCTATGAATAAG GCCTATTTATCTCTTCCTGAGGGCGTTGCTTCTGTGGTTGGCCTAATAGCAATGATGACTGACCACTACTGTGTACTG GGAGGAAGTGACAGTGAACAAGAAAACAATGAGGATGCAGAAACCTCTAGGAAACCCCAAAAGCATGCAAGGTCAAAACTTCGGAGTGAGTCCTCAAAAGGAATAGAAGGACATATTCCAGATTTTTCAGAGTCCCATCCAATGGCATCAACTAGTGACTGCTTGTCACTGCTGAAGAATAGGCGCTCAG GAATAAGGCCTCATGCTGTTAAAAAAAGGACTCCTCGAGTCCCTGTTGCATATTCGAATGATCAAGATATTAGTAGAAAGTATTCTTCACCTGCCAGGCAAGGTTTAAAACTCAATGCAGATGCTAACAATAATGATGTTGCTCATGAGATAGCATTGGCATTGACTGAGGCCTCGCATAGAGGTGGTTCTCCCTTAGTTTCTTGGACGCCTAAGAGAAAAGCCAGAGGCACTACACCATCACCTGTTCGGAATGGTGAAAGGATG TGTGTAGAATCAGAAGTGACCAATGCCAGGCTTCATGGTTGTGAAGTGGATGAGGGCGGTTGTGAATTAAGCTTAGGTAGCACTGAAGCTGACAATGATTACTATGACAGAAATGAAAAGTATGCAATGGGTAGAGAAGGGACTGGTACTCTGGAAGTTCagcagagaagaaagagatactttgtaaagaagaaagaagttgaTGAGAGTAAAAACAAACATGTTGAGGACATAAAAGAAGCTTGTAGTGGAACAGAGGAAGGACAGAAATTAGGTGCTATCAAAGGAAAACTTGATACTAAAGTTGCAAAAAGTGCTAGGTCCTTCTACAAGgatacaagaaagaaaagtaaaaaagctCTGATAGGAGGAG ATGAAGGCTCTCCCTTTGATGCACTACAAACTCTGGCAGATCTATCCTTGATGATGCCTGAAGCTGCTGATACAG AGTCATCTGCACATGTCAAGGAAGACAATTTCAATATTGCTAACAAGTCTAAACTGAAAGGGAGTCGTCCAATTCCTGGGGTTGAACATGCTGTTTTTAAAACATCTAAACTGGGCAAACTCGGAGAGGGAGTTCATCAGTCTAACAGTGGGCtgcaaaaaggaaaacagaaGTCATTGTCATTTAAG ATATATAATGAAGCTCAAACTGACTGCTATGCGAGTGACAATGAAAAGATTGAG GCTACAGTTGAGGTGAAGAAGTCCGCGAGTAAAGGTAAACGATCTTCACATTATACTACGCACCCAAAGCAAGGGAAATTGGTGAAGAAGACTTTATGGAATGCATCTTCTACTATTGATCGtaaaagggaagaaaacaaTTCAGGTTTATCAACTGTACAAGTTCCATCTGCAAACCCGGCCAACTTACCTACAAAAAACAAGGGTAAATGGGAGATGGACATGCAGAAATCATCAATACAGAAGGATACAAAGTCTCCTGAGAGTATTTTAGATGACCAACCTGATAAACTGGGTCCTTCATTTCGTAACAGAGAACTAAATATTAAG GAAAAGCTTTCTAATTGCTTATCTCGGTATCAAGTGCGGAGATGGTGTGCTTTTGAATGGTTTTACAGTGCAATTGATTACCCTTGGTTTGCTAAAAGGGAGTTTGTGGAATACTTGGATCATGTTGGATTGGGTCATGTTCCAAGATTAACTCGTGTTGAATGGGGTGTAATAAGGAG CTCCCTTGGCAGACCACGGAGATTTTCTGAACAGTTtatgaaggaagaaaaagagaagcttAATCAGTACCGGGAATCTGTTAGAACGCATTATGCTGAACTTAATGCTGGTACAAGGGAGGGACTTCCGACTGACTTAGCTCGTCCTTTATCAGTTGGACAGCATGTCATTGCTTTTCATCCCAGGGCAAGAGAGATCCACAATGGAATTGTACTAACCGTCGACCATAGTAGGTGTTCTGTGCAGTTTGACCAGCCTGAACTAGGGGTTGAATATATCATG GATGTTGATTGCATGCCTCTACATCCAGCAGAAAATTTACCTGCTTCTTTCAGAAAGCACAATGTCACTGTCAACAGATATATTGAGAACCTTAAGGAGCTCAAGATTAATGAACAACTGAAAGAAGGAACGACTAAAGGATATATGAAGATTTCCTCTAGTGACAAGCTG GTGAAGTCATCAAGTTTTAATGTGCAAGCTAAAGTTGGGCCTGGTGAAACTGCTAGTACTCAAGTCGCAAATTATCAGCCTTCAATTCCTGCACAGACCCAAGCAAAAGAAGCTGATGTGCAAGCTATATATGAGTTGACTCGCGCACTTGACAAAAAG GAAGCCGTGGTGTCTGAGTTGAGGCGCATGAATGATGAGGTGTTTGAGAACCAAAGAGATGAAGACAACTCTATCAGGGATTCTGAGCCCTTTAAAAAGGAATATGCTGCAGTACTCTTACAGTTGAGTCAAGTCAATGACCAG GTTTCTTCTGCCCTTTTATGCTTGAGACAACGCAATACATATAGAGGGAGCTCCCCGCATACAGTTGTGAAGACCATGGACAATTTAAGTGGCCCTGGTAGCCTCTCAAACTCCTATGGGTATTCTTGTGATGTTCAAGAATCGGCATCTCATATGCGTGAAATTGTTGAAAGTTCAAGAGCAAAAGCTCACAAAATGGTTGATGCAGCTATGCAG GCGTTTTCATCCTTGAGGAAGGAAAATAACTTTGACAAAATTGAGGAGGTTATAGACTTTGTAAGTAACCGGCTCTCAGATGATGCTGGCATGCTAGCAATGGGATCTTCCACTACCCTTGCAGATCCAATTCCGTTTTCCCAGGATCAGTTAAATTCCTGTACATCAAAACCATTGGCAACTGGGTGTGCACATGATCCTCCAAAGTCAAATAACCTATCCAaccaaagtgaagaaaaacTCCTTTCAGACCTTATTGTAAATTGTGTAGCAGCTTTTATGATGATTCAG ACATGTACAGCACGACAGTTTCCGCCAGCTGATGTCGCCCAGGTATTAGATCATGCCGTTACTAATTTGCAGCCATTTTGCCCCCACAACCTTTCAGTTTACGGAGAAATACAGAAGTGCATGGGCATTATTAGGAATCAGATAATGGCGCTCGTTCCTACATAG
- the LOC117633943 gene encoding uncharacterized ENTR1 family protein, with the protein MVKERGEELSEEEKRALRGSKFAPLPSLPPRSQPQPRLAHPGGPLTTNKAAALAKFLERKLQDPNGLDNINPHLVERAVQNAKRTVFASGASNSGITIRHVDSFGDYDFEDSLQQEENVENSEPKKLKKKIKKKKKSEKKKRQKIMEDSGCAVVKKPKKKKLGL; encoded by the exons atggtgAAAGAAAGAGGCGAAGAGTTGAgcgaagaagaaaagagagctTTAAGAGGCAGCAAATTCGCACCTCTCCCATCGTTACCCCCTCGTTCCCAACCCCAACCCAG GTTGGCTCATCCTGGGGGTCCATTGACGACGAATAAAGCAGCGGCCTTGGCGAAATTTCTAGAAAGAAAACTGCAGGATCCCAATGGATTGGACAACATCAACCCGCATCTTGTGGAACGAGCTGTCCAGAACGCCAAACGCACCGTTTTCGCCA GTGGGGCATCTAATTCTGGAATAACCATACGACATGTTGACTCCTTCGGTGATTATGATTTTGag GACTCTCtgcaacaagaagaaaatgtgGAAAATTCTGAGCCCAAGaagctgaagaaaaaaattaagaagaaaaagaagagtgagaagaaaaagaggcaAAAG ATAATGGAGGACTCTGGTTGTGCTGTGGTAAAAAAGcctaaaaagaagaagttagGATTGTGA